The stretch of DNA TCGTTGCTAGCTTGCAAGAATTAATTCCAGAAATTCAAGCAGAGGATTTAATCCCGGCTCCCGCAGGTGTTCGCGCGCAAGCACTGAAGACCGACGGCAGCATGGTGGATGATTTCTACATTATCCCTGGAGAAAGAAGCATTCATATTTGCAATGCCCCGTCACCGGCAGCGACGGCTTCGATTGAAATTGGCAAAGAAATCGTCAGACAAATTGCAGCACAGCCGCATTTAACGGAAGCGGCGAGCTTTTAAGAAAGGGGCCATACAATGATGAATTCAAAAGTGATGTTTATCGCTGGTCACGCCAGGCTTCCTCAAGGAATGGCGGCTAAAAGCGTTTTTGATACACTCACGATTACAGCAGAAATTGATACGAAGTATGCGGTCATCCTGGAGGCTTCCTGTACATTGGCAACGGAGCACGGGAGGAATTTCATTGGCCAGCTGCTGCGGGGAGCCAGCTTGAAGGATGGGATTGAGGAGCCGCTGCACGAGCTTCAGCAATTTTATAAAGGGAAAGCGGCCAATGCCTTAGCAGCTGCTTTAAATGATCTGTATTTGCACTATCAGCAAGTGATCAAAGCAGTTAAATAATAACAATAATAGTCTAAAAATATTGACAGTTCGTAAGCGCTGTCATATACTATTTATAGTTAATAATAGATACTCACCTGATGAAAACAGCCTTTTCAGCAACGTGGGTAATAGTCGAAAACGGTCTTTCTTGTGTTTGAAATAAATAACCGACTGAAATATTTACTGTGACTCCACTTCCATGGAGCTGGGAAGTAAATATTGGCCAGTTTATGATCCCCTTTTTAAGGTGAGCGTAAACTGGCTTTTTTATTTCTTGCCTGAGACCTAAAAACGAACCATTTGGGAGGAATTTTTTATGAGCATATTAGCAAAACAGGGGAAAGCCTTTATCAAGAAAACAGCAGG from Bacillus xiapuensis encodes:
- a CDS encoding DUF3870 domain-containing protein, with protein sequence MMNSKVMFIAGHARLPQGMAAKSVFDTLTITAEIDTKYAVILEASCTLATEHGRNFIGQLLRGASLKDGIEEPLHELQQFYKGKAANALAAALNDLYLHYQQVIKAVK